The Gallus gallus isolate bGalGal1 chromosome 6, bGalGal1.mat.broiler.GRCg7b, whole genome shotgun sequence genomic interval AAAAGCAAGGAAGTCTTAGCAGTTAGATCACTTAAGCAAATGCCTGTTGAGCTGAGATACTTCTTAAGGCTGCTGCCATCTCTAATACTGTTATCCTTCCAAATTACTGTGCGTGTGTAGATGATCTGTTATCCCTGTAACATGAATAGGGAACCGGAAACCTTGTAATTTGTCTTCTGAATATCACTGTATTCTGTCTTGAGATTCTGGATCAAAGTGACTTTGCTGCGTTAGGCAAGGATGTCTGTGAGACTGAGAAAGTACTGGGATTGCCCAAAGCTCAATCTTCATACGTATACGGCGTTATACTAACACCTGTACTGCCATCTAAACTATTCTTACTGTATTTGGCTGTTGCTTTGAAGTCTCTTGTTTTCTAGAAAAGTCTGTACCCAGTTCAAACTACATgagcatttaattaaaataaactctATTGTTTTTAAGCCACCAGTGAAGACTACAAGCTCTTGGAAAACATGAACAAGTTGACTAGCTTGAAGTACCTAGAAATGAAAGATATTGCTATAAACATCAGTAGAAATCTGAAGGATTTAAATCAAAAAtgtaagtaaaacaaataaGGGAGGAGAATAATTAACTGCACAGTTGTATGGGAGCTGAAGTATCTAAGATGCTGATGGTTTACCTTCCagtgggttctgaagggaagaAAGCTCCCTAAGAGCTGCATAGTGTTAGAAAATGCCaatcttctgtattttgttaaGCTATAGACTAGGTAGACTAAACTAAGAGAACTTATGTACTGTGTTACCCCcagattttgaaataataagGATTAAATAACAGTACTTCTGAGATATGTTGTATTGTTCTTTGTGTTGAGTCTAACAGTGCTCTTAAACGTTTCGTATTTTGCTGGGATACGTCTATCAGTATCACCACTTGATTTTGGagtgggaaaaggaaggagcTTTTAAAGTATTCTATCTGAAGAACATAATGAGAAATTGTTTCAAGTGTGAACTGTTTATTGGAATTGAATTACTAAGAACTGACACCTGTTATTTTTCTGGCTTTTAAAGATGCTGCTCTTCAGCCATATCTGGAACAAATCAACCTAATTGAGGAGCAGGTTGCAGCTCTGGAACAGGCAGCTTATAAATTGGATGCATATTCCAAAAGACTTGGTAACTATTGTCTTCTGCTTGTACTACCTAGCAGTCGTGTTTTGTTCAACAAGTCTGAGCGACAGAGTCACCCATACAGCATAGCATTGATCCACTTTCAAAATAATGAACATTAGAAGTGtctgtgaagcagaaaatgttgaTAAAAGATGAACATTTGAAATTATAAGGAGGTAGACTCATATAGGTATTACTGGACTGTAGCTTGTTAATGagtcttaatttcttttttgcaaCGTGGACTGGCACAAATATTCAAGACAGATATTTAATCCTGCAAATGGAGGGATTTATAAAGTTCCACCAGGCACCTAAGTCCCCTTGGCTTATGTTACGTGAATTGTCTGCCCTGAGTATGTAGTTCTTAAAAACCTCATTGTGCAATTAGATTTGCCTAAGTGCTTTAGGAGAAAATGGCCCCAAGTGATTCATCTAAATTAAATTGGATTTCAAGATGTATAGCAGAGTACAGGATTCAAATCTTTTACCTGTCCAGTCCTAAAAtgctcttatttttccttctgcagaagccAAGTACAAAAAACTGGAGAAACGATGAAATTGCAACAGTCGTTAAATTGGAGTTGGGCTGTGGGTCAGACTGATCTCTGAGTTGCACAGCATCAGTTTTATATGTTGACAAGGATTTGGTAACAGCTAACATAAGactggtaattttttttatttttttatttttatcaattGAATACAGTTGGCTGTATTCAGGCCTAAGGCTGGAtggtatttttctcttctgtaatgTTTCTGTTGCCTCAGTTCCACGGTGGAAAGTTGAAACTTGTCCCTAACCCATATTTTGATATTGGCTATCCCTTCATTAGTCCTGTGTTCAACATGCAATATTCTACCAAGGAGAAGCCCTGCATAACCTATAAAGACATTTTCActtagcagcagcaggacataaacctattttttttctttcattgagCTCTGTATTGAGAAGATTCCCTGGCCTTTGGAGTTGTGAGCATGGTACTGAAAACACTTAAGTTTGCTATGcatttttatctgtttaaaaTAGAGAGACTAGTCATTATGAATTTACAATAAAACAACTTGCTACATTTGTCTCTCTGGAATCTCACAAATTCCTGTTGGAAAGACTATGtaagttgtatttttgtttttcaaagggTCTGTTAATAAAGACAAACACTTTACAGTTACTGGAGATCGtagaagaaaacatgttttaaacTCGTGTCAAGTATTCCTGTATTTATATCCTTTGACAGTCCTGACCTCTGGTGAAGTTGCAGTCACTTTAACATGTGCTTAGTTAACTTAGTACTTCCTTTCTCTACTTTCCCAAAGaagtttctgcattttttgATGCTATTCATTTTTGAAGAGGTATGCCCAGCAAAGAAAAGTCCTCTACCAGATGAACAGTACTCCAAATTGCTAATTTAACAGAAACCTTTTTACTGGACACACAGTCAAAATGTGGGCTTTTTTGTACCTATTGGCTCAGTTGAAGCTGGCTTTTGATTGGGTTCCAGTAGAGGGCAGTGCAAATACTGATAGTGTTCAAACTTTGTACTAGCTGTTTGGAATTGAGATTAGTCAGGTGCTAATATGGTAAAGATCATGATTCTGCCCGGTATTGTGTAACTACTGTATTAATAGTTGATAGTCAAGTTTTCCCTAGtgctatttaaaaatagtaaagCAAGACCTTTGAGAGCCTTCAGCATCACTTAAAAAGTCCTGGGCTTTAACATGGAAAGTGCTACTCTGGATGACTTTGATGTAGACTCTGAGAAAGGCTTTTTTCAATGAGTATCAATTTATTAACAAGATTCAGTCTCCCAGAGATAACCATGCATCTGTATCtatgttgtttttgttcagtTAGTTCACTGATGAGTTTTCTACCTGTGTCGTTAATTAAACATTAATATTGTTATCAAAGCAACTTCCTTCAGCCTAGCAAGAGGATGTAGTGGCACACATCTAAAACCTTCATGCCTAGAAACTGATATTTGAATGACAGTAGTTTTCTTTGTGATCTTTGATGCTCAAAAGTGTAATGTATCAACAGGAATAAGACTGTGGCAGAGAGTCCTGTTTCTCCAGTGTTTCCTGCACCTGTGATGGTACAAGAGCTGAGCACATTTCAGCCACACTCACCAGTGTTCACAGTACCATCCCTTTTCTTTGCTACTACGGAGGAGGATCACAGATCCTTGGCTGCTGATATTAAATCTGCCTTGAGGGTGCTACTCACATCCTCTGCTCCCTGAACAAATTGGAATTTTCATTACAACATATTGCATTCACATGTGGGTGGGAACATAATCCCTGATCCCCTGCAAGTCCCCTTACCTGACCCCTATCCATCTCTAAGAACAGAAAACGTAGTAGTTCATATCAGGTTGGAAATGGTTCTTGATGTGTGGACATCAGAATCTAGAGCTGAATAGCTGTTGGAAGTCTAAGCAGGATAGGCTCATCTGGGATTCCAGCCTAGTAATTTCTTTGATTCCCCACTCTTTCTTGGAAGGCGGTGCTAGAAGTACATAGTGAGTGCTAACATGCAGGGATTATTCTCCATTGCAGAATAGCAGCTGGCCCTGTGCTATAGCCAGCTGCAGGGGCAGTGTGAAAGGGTGGCAGATTTGCATCCCACTGTGAGCGTGTAAATGTGACTATGTGCTGTGTAGAGCACTGTGATCTTGTCTATGTGATGAATCAGATATGGAGCTCTAAGTGCCAGTgacttgtcctatcactactcAGCAAGTcaaataaatccttttttttgGTCAGATAACATGCCAATCAAGTACTGGATACAAAATGGAACGTGACACAGACAGGCTCTATACTGTAATGGCAGCATGCTGGCAATTACGTGCAAGTCAGCTCTTTTATCAGATGCGTACCATGTTCTCACACCCTGTGGAGACAAACCAAGTTGGGTACAGAACTGAATACAGGTCAGCCCTGCTGTATTTAAGATGTGTTGCACTCACCACCCCATTTTCCTTAATACATACTGTCCACATTACACTTGAGACACTGAAACTCATAGTGTTGTAAGAATCCTCTGTCACTGGGTCATTATAGCAGCCTTGCTGTGTAACCTGAACGGACCATGAAGAACTGCACTGCTCTCCactctgttttctatttatgtTCTTTGATGCTTCCTACTATGGTTGCTGCAGTGAGGCAGCTGTCTATCTTGATGCCATGGTAAGGCATGTAATGGAGAATATATTTCAGAGCTATTAGTCtcgctttaaaaaaaaaaaaaaaaaaagacaggaagacAGGTGTATCACCTTTTTGAAAGGGATCTGGAAGTCAATTGCTCCAACCCCTTGCTCAAGCATGGTCACCTGGAGCGGGTTGCCTAGGACCATGCAGCATGTGATATTGCCACTGCCAGCTTTGGACGTTATGGCAGCCAAGTTGGAAGGTTTCCTAGCACAGAATTTGGATATATATTCTGCCCTGTTTGGGCAGGAGGTACTGCACGTAGAGACAGACTTGCTAGCCAAGCAAGAGCACGTTCTCAGGTGCAAAAAGGCTAAGGTTCGTCCTCTGCTTGGCAGAGAACTGGAAAGTTATGATTAAACAGATTGTCACTGCGGAACGCCACTCTGGAGTACACGTGTACTATCTGTAAGCCATAAGCAGCACCTCTCAGGTCTCCAAAGATATGTCTGAAAGCTGAGGACGCTGTCAGTGTCACAACTAAGACTGGATTAATGCCCTCTAAGAGAGCATCCACACAGCTGGTATTAGCAGGTACTCTTCCTCATTCTTTAGGGTCAAGGCAGTCAAGGGGACAGTGACAGTAGTCAGATAAATACAGTCACATGCAGGTAGAATAATTACCTCTATACTTATCTCACCCTGGAGAGTGCTGTCTGCATGGAGCTTCCTAGCCTTCCCCAAGTCACCTCGATAGCGTTAGAGGCCCAGCATCTGGTTTGTCTTTCTAGTAAGGAATCTAGTGAAGAACAGATTTAAATACACTTCAGTGACAGTCATATTTGTATGTGTTTTCTTAGAACTGCTGACTTAGCCACGTTTTGTTTTACTCATAGATGCATTTGGTGGTTGATGTGAGATCCTGTCACCACGTACAGACTGACATGCTACCGGAGAGTCTGGGAATCTATGTGATCAAAGCGTAggaaatttcaaagaaaaataacacagcctttctctgcttctcttcctttttgacAGATTTGCAAGATGGCCACAAGAGGGTGATGTTTCATCAGAGAAAACTTCCATAAGATAAAGCAGTTAACAGAAAGGAAGTACCAGTATTGCGTTAAAACTATTGCTTTTCTACTTGAAGAAAAAGCTGCGctgttttaaaattacaaagatGAAAAACTCCAGGAACTCTGAAGATGGGAACCCATCTAGCTATGCGTTGCACCATGTGGCATTTCCTGGTGCAGAAGATAATAAGAAAATAGTAGATGCTTGAAGGAAGAACATGGAAGACCACAGAGGAAAGAGGGTTGACAGATGAGAACCAAGGGACCAAGTATTTCATTAAAGTGATCTGTGCAACTGCTTTGAAGCTGAAAGCAGTTCTTGACAAGTTGAACTGTAACTGCAAACCAGGGGATAAAACTTGGCCTAGCAACTACAGCAAATATAGCTCTTTAAGCAGAAATAGGTCAGATCCAGAagagttttttttctccagaacacTTGAGGCAATTCTGCCCAGCTGCTCTGACAGGTTTTTCAGAAGTTGGGTTCAACTGTCAGAATAATACTTTGTGTAGATGTCCAAAAAAATTCAGGATGGGGTCTTTAGTCGTTAGTGGAAACTACAACGTGTTCAACAGCTGAAATATAGCTCTTCTATGTTAGAGTATGCTTTTTAACCTGGAACTTTGTGATCACTGGAGATGTTTAATGTTACCAAACTGGACAGGAGTTATCCAGTATTGGCCTGTAGCTAAATATATTACGTGTGCAGTGTTGCACCTGAGGGCGaacatacaagaaaaaaaaaaaagcagtaagtaGAGAACAAACATTCTACGAAAGTATGATGAGTTTTGTTAACGAGAGATTTGTTAATGATTACTGTTTGTCCCTGCTTTCTGATATTACAGTAGAATAAAGCAGAACCTTGACAGAGGTcacaaaaaatttaaaaaataaagcagttcaTCCAAGTTTGCCAGCAACTGCTGATTTTATCTAACCAGTTATGTTTAATCCAGAGGAGGCAGAAGCTATTGATTGcctttgcacttttttttttttgttttgttttggttttttaatttattttttaaaccataGCATACACAAATGCTGATTTCCAGGATGTAGCATCGAGTCCTCCTTTGATCCAGCATCCCTTTTTCATGTCGCAATGGAACCCCTGGGATCCACAactattttcttactgtttgcGTTGTTGGTCTCCTCATCTCTTCAGTCTGCATGGAGGAAGATGTCTGAAGCAGGGAAGTTGCCTCCTGAGCCATTTGTTTTGCCCTTCATAAGAAACATATTAACTAGACCTGAAGAATAACTTGCCTTAGTCTTCAGAAGAGGTCAAGGGAGTTTGCAGGATTTGAGGGGTCCAGTGGTGCACATTAAgcagagcctggtccagtgaTTAAAAAACTTGGGACTGTATTGCAGTTCTAATAATACGGGtatattttttaagttaaattatGTTTGTTCAGAGACTGATCAGTTGTTGACGGCAGTGCACTCCCTCTGTTGGATATCTCATCCGCAGGTACTCCAGAAGAGCCCTTCTCAGGCATGTTCTGAGCCACTGCTGAGTTTCTAAACTAcgtgttggaaaaaaaaaaagatactgtgaGCTACATGGTGCCTTTTTTACTGTGGTGATTTTCATCTAtcgctattttttttttaattcactagTGCCATGCATTTTCCTCTGAGAGTTATTGTGGGTcggtttatttttcttttggtgatTACCTTATTTGTATTAATGAAAGCTTTAAGAAAACCTTGAACAGTGGAGCAGGATAGGCAGCAACCAAAGGCTTATCTTCAGCTCTGTAGCTGAACCTGTGTCTGTGTCCTAACCAATTTGTTTATGCTTACATGTACCTAAAAGATCAGCTTGTGGAATGACTGCGACAGCGTTGCCCACCTGCTCCTAGGCATACATGCCCGAGATGCAGAGCTGTCTCACGCACAGCTTGTATAAAGGATTACAACCGAAGAAACAAGAGCATTGATAGAGCAAAAAATGTCACCATTCTTTCCTGCTTTGACTCATTAGAGCtgacaaaatagaaatgaaggaatgaaaaataCTCCGTGACTGTGAGGTTGGTACATGAATAAGCACCAAGTAGTTCATAAggactgcaaagaaaaatgtggatgGACCAGTTCGCCAACTGACAATATAAATCTCAGAAAAGCCCTGTTCAGCTGATTGAAACCAACTGCATGACACAAATTCTGTCATACAAGAAGTTCTACTCATTTGTGCCACTGAATGTCCCCCATGCTACAATAAAAATGTACAGCTCAGACTGTATCTCCTCCATTAGATCAGTTGCGTGTTTTCTGTAAGTGATTGTGTTCAGGCCTTGAAGTTTGTCTGCTGGAAGAGGCACAGAAGGaactctttttcccctttcagaaTTTATGACAGATCAATCAGTTATAAGAGTCCCAAAGGAGTAGAGACTGAGAAGCCTTCTGATGAAAACTACTTCACCTTGTAGCTGTGCATGCAGCCATTTTTTTTATAGCGAATACAAGATGAATGTGTGTGCTTAACTAACATGGGAGGTGGAGATGTTGGTGCAATTCCTCCGTGGTTGCATTGCTGCTATCCTTGGGACCTCCTTTTCAGCCAGTGTTAGACAGGATCCTGATCCGACTAGACTGTTGTCATGGTGTTGTGCACCCATCCTCAGGCTCCTGTGTCCTTACATTGAGATGTATTACTTCACTGAATGTTCTCATTTCGCAGATTAGCCCGTGGGAAGCATCGTGTCTATTCTGCTGTGAATTACATCTCTGCTGCTAAAATCTTATCAATTTCAGGTAGGATTCTTTTTAGCCCCTTGCAGAAAATCACAGTGTCAACTCCTGCCTTACAAGACAAAGGCTTTGCCATCACCAGAGGTATTAAGATTCAACGATACATTCAGCATTCAACAATTTACAAAACATGCCTACTTGTAACATGCTACGCAGGCAGTACTCAAGATAAGACACAGACCTTGGCGTTATTTTTCGGGTGACTTCAGAAATGCCATTTGACCAGCCAGCACAAAAGGTTTGGTTAAATATTTGTGTCTGAACTCCCAGGACCCAAAACACAACTCAGTTGACTCAGGACCAGGCCACTGACATAACTGCTCTCAGTCATTTAGGGCGTACGACAGATTGCTATGTATTGGCTCGGTCTCTGAAAGGGCAAGGAAGTTCAGGCCTTATCACCTGTTGTGTGATCTGTACGGTGACCTCAGCAGTAAAGCACTCTGTTGTTCCTGTTGCTGATCATCTTTGAATAGAGCTTAGCTTTAAATGATAGTCAGGATTAAATGAGAAGAGGCCCTTCCCCAAGCCAGGCAGCAAAAGTCAGAAATTGAGACAGTAAGTTGACAAGTGCATGTGCTTTGCAAACAGCGCATACCTTACAAGAGAGGTGATGCTGGACATGTTCATGACCTGACAGTATAAAATCTCAGAAAGGCTCTGTTCAGCTGATCGAAACTGAGTGCATGACACCAATTGTGTCATACAGGAGGTTAAGCGACGAAGAGCAATATGAATGTACGTGCTTAATTAACGTGGGAGGTGGAGATGTTGGTGTCACATCCTGGAAACAAAGCAATGGATACCAGATCTGGTGAAAGCCGTTTGCTGATAGTGAGTGCTTTTGGTCCTGATGTGCAGAGCCTTTATTAAGGTTATGATAACCCGGGCTTTGGGATGACAACGATAGGGAATTTAAGGAAGCTGTCTCACGCAAAGTTATTTGATAGGTCAGTCACAGAATAAGGTAGAAGCCTCCACCGTCTGTAATGCAGggcctgagctgtgctggaagccTTTGTTATTCTCAGGAATCTGAGTATGCGCTGCCATGGAGAAGTGAAGGCCGTATGGCAGTAGGGAACAGAGGTTCCTGCAATGATCAGGTTACGTTTGAAGAAATTAGATAAGTCAGATGCAGACTGTGTGGCTGGGTTTTGGCAAGTTTATCTTCAGCTACTTGGATACCCATTCTCAATGTTTACTACTTCAGGATGCTGTTACATTCCCTGCACTGAAACAAATCCAGATCCAGATCAATTCACGCCAGAGCATTTCTTGGATAGAAATGGTGGCTTTAAGGCAGTAAGTGAGTTGTTCCTGTCTTTTTCTGCGAGGAGTTAAATTGTGTTTCTTTCCGATCCCAGACTCTCATTTGCCTTTGCCATGCCTTGGATTGCCTGAGGAGCTGTGAAGTGTCTACAGCAGTGACTATGTGGTATCTtttggtcaggtgctggaattgGTTGCCCAGGGAGATGATTGAgtccccatccttggaggtgttcaagaaacatttaggtgTTGTACTGAAGGACACTgttggtggatgaaaaacttaacatgagccagcagtgtgcccttgcagctcagaaagcaaatggtatcctgggctccatcagaagaggggtggccagcagggacagggaggtgattgtccctctctactccaccatcatgaggccccatctggtgtactgcgtccaggtctgtgtccccagtacaagaaagacagagagttcttagagagggtccagaggatggccacaaagatgatcagagggctggagcaccttccctgcAAAGacatgctgagggagctgggcttgttcagcctggagaaaagaaggctgtggggtgactcattgcagccttccagtgcctaaggggagcctacaaacaggaggggagtcaactgTTTGAAAGGGGAGATactggcaggacaaggggaaatggtttgaagctgaaggagagaagatcaggttggatgtcaggaggaagttctttaccaagagagcagtgaggtgctggcacaggctgcacagagaggctgtggatgccccgtccctggaggtgttcaaggccaggttagatggggcccagggcagtctggtctagtattagatatgaaggtgggtggccctgcatgcagcaggggggtggagcttgatgatcctcaaggtcccttccaaccagggccattctatggttctatgactgtttagtggggaaatattggtgataggtgaatggtcagactggatgatcttggaggccttttctaaccttggtgcTCTTTCTTGTTTGAAATGTTGCTATGCCACCTCTCTCTTCCAGACACATTTGTGTCTTTCCTTATGGCTTTATCCTTACTCACAGTTTAGCCTGAAGCAACAGGACCATAATCCTAACAGGTACTCGCATaccttcatttttttgtgtgtgtgtattgtATGGATGAGAAACCATGCCTGTGCGATCCTTAAATCCTGCatggtttgatttttctgtAAAGCTTTAACATGCCATTGTGGTGATATTACAAGTGCTATATTATTCTGCATAGCATAGATTCAGCTCTGTTCTCACTGCAGTCACAGTAAGCTGTACGCtcctgtatgggaactgttgaatcacagcctgaacctctgattgatcacctgaggcaaacACGAAGTCAGCTGTGGGAACACAGGTGAAgacaattcacctgtgtgactggaaggggtggagccgGACTGCACCTCTCCtaaaccccatttaagggctgactgccataGGGGAAGAAtctttttctggagattgctccctTTAGAGTTTTTCTGTGAGCCTAGGACACAGGTGAgcattttcatgtattttttgttATCACTTTCCTctgtgataatctttctagttATACAACCTGTAAAATGCCAGCCTAACCACGTCACCCTGCTGATCGTGTATTTGTTGATTATACAGCTACAGAGAACATGATCAGTTTGGGGAATGCCAGTCCTGCATCCATAGATCTATCTTTGTCGGTCCATACGCACCTTTTAACTTGTGTTTTAAAAACTAATTTAGTGATCTGCGATTCAGCTTGTATATGGCATTATGGAGATCCTGGTATTATTTCACTCTCTTTTGTCACAATGAGCAGGGCTGTGATCGCAGTTTTTGTTCTGATAGGACTAATAAGCTCAGCCCAGCCTTCTTCCACATTCATTCTTACAATGGAAGTTTCCTAGATCATGTCTTAAAGCCATAATGCATTTCgtagaaacaaatgaaataaaactgtcaGATATGTACCTATTTTGGACAGCATTTGGGAGTCTAAGCTTTGGGGAGAAAAGTTTTCCAGTGGAACACATTTTTCAGGACTATCAGGAAAACTACTTGGAGCATTACTTCTTCTTAAAATTGCAGTGTAAACTTTATTTTCACAGCCCTTCATTACAATTACAGAAGAGAGGACCCATTTGCCCAGCCATTGCATCAAGTCATTCCACACAATGGATGGTGATATGTACTGAGACAAGAATATTGTAGATAGTCATGTTCTGATGGAGTGAAGTGGTTCTGTGTTGCTTTATGGTTTCCTTcacaaacaaactgaaaacacagagagaGATGTGCTTGAAGTAGTCTCTATGAAAACCCTACAGAGCAAGCTTCTTTTCCTACTGTGCTGAGAGGATCCAgtgatggggacagcagcagcagtggcagcagaagaGTTCTCAGAGCCCACGCACCCTGGAACATCGGGAACCAGACAGGAACCTTAGCTGGTAACGTAAGTGCAAAAAGCCTCTATCATTCTCCCTAAGGAACTATCACTTTCCTTGTGCAGTCGCCCACTTGGATTCTGTTTAGAGCTGGCTGTGCTGATTATAAGAGTAGCATACaatgacttttctttaaaagcataCCTTTTCTGTCCCTAAAGAATCTAGGAAATTATCTGAGTGTCTCAGTGTCATCAGGCTGGGCATTGACTATCATTCAAGAAGAGTTCTCATGAATTTGGGAGGTGGCAGCTGTCTTCACTTGTCTAACGTGGAATAAATGAGACCTCATAAGGTCGGGGTATATTTGCTGCCGAGGTGACTATTGGAGAAATGTCAATGTCCTTGTGATCTTCAACAGGCTTCAGAGAAAAGTTCTGCAGGATGGATGTTAAGAACAGGAATAGCTCCATCCGGGCCAGCCCTTCTCCTGCACAGATGCGTTTTCCTGCaaggaaagaatgaggaaaaaaaggaggtgaTGGTAGAGTACTTTTGCCGGTAACTGATTTGAATCCCTCTGCCGTGAAAGTTCGGACTTCTCTGAATGGGCAGGTAGCACCCAGAAGGATGCCTCTGGGGAAGTGAACAGAATTAAACTAAGGTCTCGGTGTTCAGAACAGTGTGAGAGTAGTGGGTGGGCTGATGCAATTCGAAGGCTTCAGTTTTTCCTGTTCTATTGCTCTTCTAAGGCTAGTTAGGAGAGAGGGGTGGCATGGCTACGAGTGCCACTTTGTGCATCTTTTCTTGTAGAATGCGTTGGAGGAGCTCTGGTACTTGGTAAGAAAATGAGGTAAATCGAACCATAGTACATGGGGTAGAGCTGCCCAGAAGTGACCAGCAGATCATCACTGTTCAGATCGTGATGACAGAGCCACTGAAGTCTCTGGAGAGCTTCTAGGAGAGGATAGTCTAGGATCTGATGTAGAAAGAGCTCTTTACCTGCAGAGAATGGCATGAAGTAATTGCTCTTTCTGAAGGTGCCGTTTGCATTCAGGAAGTGTCCTGGGTCAAATTTTTCTGGGTTTGGAAATTCCTTGCAGTCTTGCAGGATGGGAGACAGCAAAGGGAATATCATGGTGTCCTAAATtagtgcagagagaagaaagttGAAGCGGAGACATGCCGAAGTGAAGCCCCACTGAGCAGTTCCCAGAGCTG includes:
- the BLOC1S2 gene encoding biogenesis of lysosome-related organelles complex 1 subunit 2: MATAAEGLPEADAQPAKQDPAVETAEEAKEPAEADINELCKDMFSKMATYLTGELTATSEDYKLLENMNKLTSLKYLEMKDIAINISRNLKDLNQKYAALQPYLEQINLIEEQVAALEQAAYKLDAYSKRLEAKYKKLEKR